Proteins from a single region of Paraburkholderia sp. PGU19:
- a CDS encoding lipid A biosynthesis lauroyl acyltransferase, protein MQQIGHLLVVALLRALSILPYRWVARLGSSLGAALYALPSRRKHIVLVNLRLCFPEKTEREFDELAREHFRHVVRSYLERGIQWFGSAERIRNIVQVESAIDLEDTNAPPTIFMGFHFVGIEVGCMLYSLKMPAASLYTHMSNKRLCDLAKRQRGRFGAEMIERSTSARKIVRLLHEGKAVMLAADMDHGIENSVFVPFFGVQACTLTSVSRLAKMGHARVVPFVTEVLPDFKGYRLNVFAPLSDFPSGSDTNDARSMNAFLETQILKFPAQYYWVHRRFKHRPVGMPAVY, encoded by the coding sequence TTGCAACAAATCGGTCATTTGCTCGTCGTCGCTTTGCTGCGCGCACTCTCAATACTTCCGTACCGATGGGTCGCGAGGCTCGGCAGCAGTCTCGGCGCGGCTCTGTACGCGCTGCCTAGCCGTCGCAAACATATAGTCCTCGTCAACCTGCGTCTCTGCTTTCCGGAGAAGACGGAACGTGAGTTCGATGAGCTTGCAAGGGAACACTTCCGGCACGTCGTCCGCAGCTATCTCGAACGAGGCATTCAATGGTTTGGTAGCGCGGAAAGAATAAGAAATATCGTCCAGGTCGAAAGCGCGATTGATCTCGAAGACACGAATGCTCCGCCCACCATCTTTATGGGGTTTCATTTCGTGGGCATCGAAGTTGGGTGCATGCTGTACTCGCTGAAGATGCCCGCCGCTTCGTTGTACACACACATGTCCAACAAGCGACTTTGCGATCTGGCCAAACGGCAGCGCGGTCGGTTCGGCGCAGAAATGATCGAACGCTCGACAAGCGCCAGGAAGATCGTGAGACTTCTCCACGAGGGCAAGGCGGTGATGCTTGCTGCGGACATGGACCACGGCATCGAAAACTCTGTATTCGTGCCTTTTTTTGGCGTCCAGGCGTGCACGCTGACTTCTGTTTCGCGACTGGCGAAAATGGGTCACGCACGCGTTGTGCCGTTCGTCACGGAAGTACTTCCGGATTTCAAAGGGTATCGGTTGAACGTCTTTGCCCCGCTCAGCGATTTCCCATCGGGAAGCGACACGAATGATGCGCGTTCCATGAATGCGTTTCTTGAGACCCAGATACTGAAGTTTCCTGCCCAGTACTACTGGGTGCATCGACGCTTCAAGCATCGTCCAGTGGGCATGCCCGCGGTATATTGA